CTTGTTAGTAATAATGAGAAGGAATCGTATCTGAATCATCAGAGATGAAAATCAGATAGCGTTTGTCAATCGCTTTAGGGCGGGTGGCAATATTCAGGAATGTTTTGGTTAGCCGTGTAATATGGAAGTGATCCCACGAATCCAGTTCTGTACAGGTATAGCCTTTGTGCTCAAGCCTGATGATGAATGCTGTGTCAGCATAGCATAACATCGGGATGGCAATCTGTGGCTTTTTCAGATCAGGCAGTGAATCATGCAGTGACGTTACAGTGCCATGACAGTAGAATTCCAGTAAATTGGCTTCCTGATTGGTGTAAACCGGATATTCGTTGAGGTTTTGATTAATATAAGTTGCAGCGTTTGCTCCCGATTGATAGGTCATCAAACTGGGATAGAATACGAGGTTCATGAACAACATGAAAAAAATAGTGGCATTCAGCGATTGATATATAAATTGGTATGTTCGTTTGCTTTCTGCCAACCAGAAATAAAGCACCGAAAAGACGACCCCAATAAATATGAAAGCCGTTATCCACCAATATACCGGACGAAAATAGATCAGCAACAGCGTAATGACAATGACGTACAAGCCAATATAGATGCTTTGCGAAATGGTGAAAAAGGAGACAAAACGAGGATTATTTTTGTTTGTCAGGATGAAATCGGCAACGATAATGGCCAAAAACGGCATTAAAATGTTGGTGTAATATGGCAATTGAAACCGTGATATGGAAAATATCACAAACATAACCAAGAAGCCGAAAATTGTTACATACTCGAGCAATGGACGTTTTTTGAAGATATACCCGATGCCTTTCCCTACGCCTGCATAGGCCAATAATGCCCATGGGGCAAAAGCCCACAAAAGTGTATGGAAGAAAAAGAAGATATCTCCTTGCCCTTTAATAGGGCCGGTGTCTAAGAACCTCCCAAACTGGCTTCCCCATAAGAAGAATTTAATACCCGATACATGTGTTCGCCCGAAAACCACTTTTTCGGGATGCATATCAAATTGTGTGTATAAAGCATATAATTCGGGAGTAATGAAGAGAAGCGTCAGTACAAACACTAAAAGCCATTTAAAAGAAAAAAGCCGTTGATACTCCTTTTTCCACAACAGATGTCCGAATACAGCCGAATATAAAATAATCAACACAAAAATTCCTTTTGTCATAATGGCTGCCGCGCTTAACACAGCGCCCAGCAGAAGGTGTTTGAGTTTGAATTTTTCACTTAGGCGAAACAGGTGGTAAACGCTCCCTATGACGAATGTGGTCAACATAGCTTCAGCCCGCGTGTCATTGTTCGAAACAACGATGTGAACGGAAGACGCGAGTATCAATACGGAGAGGAATGCCGTTTCTTTACTGTAAAACCGCTTTGCCAGCAGGTATGTGTATAGCAGGGCAATAAAGAAAATCAATACAGAGGGCAATTTGTATGCAAATCCGCTAATCCCGAGCAGTTGCATGGAAGCGGCACAGATCCAGAAGGGCATGTGGGGTTTGTCCAGCCAGTCTCTCCCGTTGAGATACATATTCCAATAATTGTGTGAAGTCACCATTGTTTTCGAAATCAGGGCGTAGAGGGAAGAGTCGCCTGTGAAAAGGGTGTCGAAAAGCCCTGTCATGTTGACAGCCAGCAACACAAAAAGAAAAAATAGAAATGTCTTTGTTTTCATCCAACAATCTTTTTTTATCAGAAAAAGGGATCTAGAGGTATAGATTCGAAAAAGCGTTATTTTCGCAACGTTATCTTCCGATTTGTCCCGTATGGTGATTGAGCTGACAAAGTTACATTTTTCCTTCGATGTTCACTATCAGGTGAGCAAAAGAGGGTGACTCTTTCTATTGCATAGGTTCGTGATAAATCGTAACTTTGCACTTTCATTCAAGAATCGTGTGAACGTTTCATTTTAATTGTATTATTCATAACTCATTATCTGTATGTTTGAAAATCTCAGCGATAGACTCGAAAGGTCATTTAAAATCTTAAAAGGACAGGGTACCATCACCGAAATTAACGTGGCCGAAACGTTGAAGGAGATTCGTAAGGCGTTGATTGAAGCTGACGTTAACTACAAAGTGGCAAAAACATTTACCGATGACGTTAAGAAGAAAGCGTTGGGACAGAATGTGCTTACTTCATTGCAGCCCGGACAGTTGATGGTAAAGATTGTACATGACGAACTGGCCCAGTTGATGGGAGGCTCAAGCGTTGATATCAATCTGAAAGGTTCACCGGCTGTTATTTTGATGTCTGGATTACAAGGCTCCGGTAAGACAACTTTTTCCGGGAAACTGGCAAACTTATTGAAATCAAAACGTGGAAAGAACCCTTTGCTGGTTGCCTGCGACATTTATCGTCCGGCTGCTATTGAGCAGTTGAAAGTGATCGGTGGACAGATTAATGTCCCTGTTTACGCGGAAGAAGGAAATATGAATGCGGTTCAGATAGCCCAGCATGCCGTCAAATTTGCAAAACAAAATAATCATGACCTGGTGATCATCGATACCGCGGGACGTTTGGCGATTGACGAACAGATGATGAACGAGATTGCCAATATCAAAGCTGCCATTCAACCTCAGGAAATATTGTTCGTCGTTGATTCCATGACGGGCCAGGATGCAGTGAACACCGCTAAAGAGTTTAACGAACGTCTGAATTTCGACGGCGTTATTCTTACCAAACTGGATGGTGATACCCGTGGCGGGGCAGCGCTTTCCATTCGCTCAGTAGTGACAAAGCCTATTAAATTTGTAGGAACGGGTGAAAAAATGGATGCTTTGGATACCTTCTATCCTGAACGTATGGCCGATCGTATTTTGGGAATGGGGGATATCGTTTCGTTTGTAGAACGCGCCCAGGAGATGTACGATGAGGAAGAGAGCCGTCGTTTGAGCAAGAAGCTGGCAAAAAACCAATTTGATTTTAATGATTTCCTTTCGCAATTGCAACAGATTAAGAAGATGGGAAACCTCAAAGATATTGCATCCATGATTCCAGGTGTTGGTAAGGCCCTGAAGGATGTCGAACTGGATGATAATGTATTTAAATCCACAGAATCTATCATTTATTCCATGACGCCTTATGAGCGGGAAAGGCCGGATAGTCTTAACGGTAGCCGGCGTCAGCGCATTGCCAGGGGAAGCGGCACTTCCATTCAGGAAGTCAATCGATTGCTGAAACAATTTGATGATATGAGGAAAATGATGAAAATGGTTTCTCAAAATAAAATGCCGGGACGTAAAAAATAGCTTGCTCACGGATTTTTTTGAAAATCTTTTCAAGTGCTTTTTGTGCCAATATGCGGATTAATAATTGTTTCACAGCGATGATTATCGGCATATTGGCATTTTTTATAGAAAAAGATTGATTGGGATGAGTTGCTGTGATACACAATATCTGAACATATGAAAAACGTCAACATCAAAAAGCTTTATTTTAAAGATACTTCGTTTGCCGATTTGATGAACAAACGGATTTATAATATTCTGCTTATTGCCAGTGCATATGATTCTTTTATGCTGGAGGAAGATGGGCGGGTTGATGAACAGATTTTTAATGAGTATGTGTCGCTTGATTTGCGCTATCCTCCTCGCATTACATTGGTAAACAACGAGGAAGATGCATTTCGTATGTTGAAGGAGCGTTCTTTTGAATTGATTATTTCCATGCCGGCGGGTGAACATAGCGATACGTTTGATATTGCCAAGCGTATTAAGGAGTTATGCCCTCAAATTCCTATTATCGTGCTTACCCCTTTTTCGCGGGGTGTTTCGCGACGTTTTGCCCATGAGGATCTGAGCGCTATTGATTATGTGTTTAGTTGGTTGGGCAACGCTGATCTTTTACTGGCTATTATTAAGCTGATTGAGGATCGTATGAATGTGGAATACGATGTTGCGAAAGTGGGCGTTCAGGTTATTTTATTTGTAGAAGACTCGGTCCGTTTTTACTCATCAATGTTGCCGATTCTGTATAAGCTCGTTTTCAAACAATCGCGCTCCTTTATGACAGAGGCGCTTAACGAACATGAGCAGATGTTGCGGATGCGTGGCCGTCCGAAGATTGTTTTAGCGCGTTCGTATGAGGAAGCCATGAAACTCTATCGTCAGTATAAAAACCATTTGCTGGGTGTAATTACGGATGTCAGCTTTAACCGGTCAGGCGTAAAAAACAAATATGCCGGTATCAGTTTATGTGAAGACATGCGGCTGGAAGATCCGCATATCCCGATTATCATGCAATCTTCGGATGGAGACAATGCTGAATATGCGGAACAATTCGGGGCTGTTTTCCTGAATAAAGGATCTAAAACGTTGCATAGGGAACTTGAAGATGCAGTGATAGAAAGTTTTGGGTTTGGCGATTTTGTTTTCAAGGATCCCCATACAGGACAGGAAGTAAAGCGGATTACGATGCTCAAAGAGTTGCAGGAATCCATTTTCACTATTCCCGATGATTCGCTCTATTATCATGTGTCGCGCAATCATATTTCCCGGTGGCTTTATTCCCGTGCTATGTTTCCGTTGGCGGAATTTCTGAAACGGATTTCGATAGAGCCGGGAGATAACCTGCAGGATGTACGGAGAATTATTTTTGAAGCCATTGTCGACTATCGTCGTATTAAGAACAGAGGTGTGGTGGCTTTGTTTGAACGCGATCGTTTTGATGAATATTCCAAATTTGCCCGCATTGGCGAAGGTTCGATGGGGGGCAAGGGCAGGGGCCTTGCGTTTCTGGATGCTATGGTGAAACGCACCATTGAAGATGATGATTTCCCTGATGCATCAATCACTGTGCCACGTACGGTGGTGTTGTGTACCGATTTGTTTTCAGATTTTATGGCAAAGAATAACCTGTACGAAATAGCGTTGCAGGATTTGCCTGATGATGAAATTCTGGATCATTTTCTTAAAGCGCAACTTTCTAACGATGTAATGGAAGATATCCAGGCATTTCTTGCATCCATTTCCGGGCCGGTGGCGATACGTTCTTCAAGTTTATTGGAAGATTCACATTACCAGCCGTTTGCCGGGATATATGCAACCTATATGGTGCCTCATTCCCCTGAAAACCAGTCGTTGACTCTTCTGGCAGTACGTGATGCCATTAAAGCCGTATATGCATCGGTATTTTATCGTGATAGCAAGGCTTACCTGAAATCGACACGCAACGTGATTGATGAGGAAAAAATGGCTATTGTGATGCAGGAAGTCTGCGGAACTTCATATGGTTCCAGATTTTATCCTTCATTTTCGGGCGTAGCCCGTTCATTAAACTTTTATCCTATTGGGCATGAGAAGGCTGAAGAAGGGGTGGCGCATGTGGGTTTAGGATTAGGAAAATACATAGTGGAAGGAGGCATGAATTTGCGTTTTTCTCCTGCGCATCCAAAAAGTGTACTTCAAACCAGTACGCTGCAAATGACGTTACATGAAACCCAGACATTCTTTTATGCTCTTGATTTGCACTCAGCTTCCTTTACGCCACAAGTTGATGACGGATTCAATCTGTTGAAACTGAAAATTAAAGATGCTGAAGAAGATGGTTCGTTGCTGTATCTTGCTTCAACGTACGATCCACAGGCGGAGACTCTTTATGATGGCGTTTATCCGGGAGGTCGCAAGGTCATTACGTTTGCCAATATTTTGAAACATGACGTTTTCCCGCTGGCTCCTATTCTGAAACGGATCTTACAAACCGGCCAGCGTGAGATGGGACGAGCCATTGAAATAGAGTTTGCTGTAAATTTACATCCCAAACCGACATTTTATTTATTACAGATTCGGCCGATTGTTGATTCCAACGAATGGGTGGACGAAGATATTACGAATGTAGCTGATGAGGAAACGTTAGTGAATTGTTACAAAGCTCTCGGTCAGGGTGTCGTAAATGATGTCCATGATGTGGTGTATGTGAAACCGCAGGATTTTGATGCCGAGCATAATCCATTAATTGTCGGTGAAATTGATGAAATAAACAGGCGATTGCTGTCGGATGATAAAGGCTATGTGCTGGTCGGGCCGGGACGCTGGGGCTCCAATGATCCATGGCTGGGAATTCCTGTGAAATGGCCCCAGATATCGGCTGCCCGTGTTATTGTGGAGTCAGGACTGCATCACTATCGGGTTGATCCGAGCCAGGGAACCCATTTCTTTCAAAACCTTACATCGTTTGGTGTAGGCTATTTTACTGTGAATCCTTATATGAACGATGGATTTGTCGATTTCGATTTTTTAGACAAGCAGAAAGCGGTGGAAGAGACCCAATTCATTCGTCATGTTCGTTTTGAATGTCCTGTGGTTATAAAAATGGATGGTCGCAAAAACCGGGGTGTTGTGTTGAATCCTGAATGTAAGCATTCCGGATCAATTAAAAATCAATGAGCTGTAGGGCCTTGTTTTCTTCTGTTGTCATAAGCTCTTGATCTTTATCCGTTTGATCATCAATGCCACAAAGGTGTAGTATGCCGTGAATCATGACACGGTAAAGTTCCTGTTGAACAGGTGTGTTATATTCTTTTGCGTTGGACGCCACTGTGTCAAGGCTAATGAAAAGGTCACCGTTCAAGATTTGCCCATCGGATGAATCAAAAGTGATGATGTCGGTATAGTAGTCGTGGTGTAAATATTGCCGGTTGATAGTGATGATTTTTTCATCATTGCAGAACAGATAAGAGATGTCGCCGATCTTTTTTCCGTGGTTCGCTGCAACCCTTTTGATCCATGCCGTGACTTTGCGACGGAGAAATACGGGACTTGATATGTCTTCGGAAAGATATTGAATCATAGCTACAGGGGGAGATAAACAATTTTTTTTGTGTCAAAAAATGGCTCGTCAAAATAGTCAGATAGTTTATAGACAGATGCTTTATGTTTAAATGGAGCAACTTCGGCGCCAACTTCACCTCCTTTTAAAGTGATTAACCCGTTGGGGAGCGCATTGTGTTGTTGTTGTGCAATATTTTTTCTGACAATCTTTGCCAGATCCCCAAGAGGCATGACAGCACGGCTTACCACAAAGTCATATTTTCCTGATTCTTCTTCTCCGCGTTCGTGCCTGAACGTAATGTTTTTCAGGCCAATCGCATTGGCAATCTCCGTGGCAACATGAATCTTTTTCCCGATGGAATCAATCAGACAGAAATGAACCTGAGGCAATACAATGGCCAGCGGAATTCCGGGCAAACCACCTCCGGTACCGAAATCGAGCACTTTGGTTCCATCTTTGAAATGCAATACCTTGTCGATGGCTAATGAGTGCAGGATGTGGCGTTCATACAGATTGTCAATGTCTTTTCGTGAGATGACATTGATCTTACTGTTCCAGTCGGTATATAAGTCGCCCAATGCAGCAAACTGATCTTCCTGCGTAGTTGTTAACGTTGGGAAATAGTGTCGGAGGAGGTCAATCATACTTCGATTAAAATGAGCTACAAATGTACACATAAATTTGTACCTTTGCGCCGGTGTATTCAATTTCTGTTAACATTAAGAAAGGTAAATACATCGTATGTAATGTAGAATTATTGAATATTTTTTGGATGACCCCATTACTGTTTATCGATCGCGATGGCACCATATTGGTTGAACCTCCTGTTACGTATCAAGTTGACCGGTTGGATTTACTTGAGTTTTATCCTAAAGTGATCCGTAACCTGTATTTGATCCGTACAAAGAGTGATTTTCGTTTCGTTATGGTAAGCAATCAGGATGGATTGGGAACCGACGCCTATCCGCAGGCTGCCTTTGATTTGGTGCAGCAGAAAATGTTGCAATGTCTTTCCAATGAAGGAATCGGGTTTGACGCCATTCACATTGATCCATCGTTGCCTGAGGAAAACTCACCGAACCGGAAGCCACGTACGGGAATGCTTCAGGAATATATGACCGGCGATTATGATTTGTCTGCTTCGTATGTTATCGGCGATCGTATCACCGATGTGCAGATGGCCCGCAATATAGGTTGTAAGGCGATTTTGTTGCAGGAACCTGAAAGCGCTTTGCCGTTATTGAAAGCAGAACAATTGGATGAATTTTGCGTTTTATGCACAACTGATTGGGATCGGATTTCCTCTTTGTTACTGGCCGGTCAGCGTGTAGCCGAAATTAGCCGTCAAACCAGGGAAACGGATATTTCCATCCGTTTGAATCTGGATGGGTCGGGCAAAACAGAAATTTCGACGGGATTGGGTTTCTTTGATCATATGTTGGAACAAATCGGAAAACATGCCGGCGTTGATCTTACGATTCGTGTAAAGGGAGATTTGGAAGTAGACGAACATCATACGATTGAGGATACGGCGTTGGCCCTGGGAGAAGCTTTTGCCAAGGCTTTGGGAGACAAACGGGGCGTTGAGCGTTATGGTTTTTGTTTACCGATGGATGACTCCTTATGTCAGGTTGCCATTGATTTCGGAGGTCGTCCCTGGTTGGTTTGGAAAGCTGAGTTTAAGCGTGAAAAGATAGGGGAGATGCCTACCGAAATGTTTTTCCATTTTTTCAAGTCCCTGAGTGATGCTGCCAAAATGAACCTGAATATTCAGGCTGAAGGTGACAACGAACATCATAAGATTGAGGGTATTTTCAAAGCGTTTGCGCGTGCCGTCAAGATGGCTATCCGCCGTGATATTTTCAGTCAGGAATTGCCTTCAACGAAAGGAATGCTATAGAGGAATCTGAGAGGTAGAAGTTAGAGAAAATGAGAAGATAACAACCTCAAAGTAGTGTAGTAGTTGGTAGGTAGTAGATAGTAGGAATCTGAGAATCAACATACAGCGGTTAGCGATAAATGGTAAATAGTTAATAAGCGCCTGTCTTTAGCCTTTAGGCTATTGGTTCTTGCCTTTAGACTTGTTGTTGCCTTTCAACTTTAGACTCTTGGCCTGTTTTGCTATTCCGTTTCTAAGATTACATCTCAAAACTTGTACAAGAAAATTATAAGTATATGGATTTTTGGATAAAGGAAATTTTTCGTGTAACGAAACGTTTTTACTATGTGAGTTATCTTGTCGGACTCGTGTCTTTATTGAGTGGATTTGCTCTTTCCCGGTATTATTGCTTTGATCGGATGGATCCGGTTTTCATACAGATACAGTCAATGGATATCATACTATTGCTTGGAAGTTTGCCTGGCATTTTATGGTTGTTTCATAAGAAGACGAAAGAATTGGGGGGACTGCCGACCATGGAGCAACGCACGCAACGTTATCTTCGCTGGTCGTTGATTCGTCTTATTGTGATAGATTTTAATTTGGTAATCAATATATTATTGCTATTCCTGTTGCGCGATATTTCCTATCTGTTTGCTACGGCGATTGTGATGGTTATGTTGATTTTATCCCGGCCTATTGTTCAGAAGCTGAAAGAGGAGTTAGGCTTAGTGAAAGAAACCGAGATTTTACCATCCGAAGATCAGGATGGGCAAGGAGAAGATTGAAACAGAGAAGGAAACTTTGTCCATAGTTAGCAGACAGAATCCAATAACTGAATGACCGAATAACAGAATGACTGAGTGATTGAATACCAAAACAGCAAAAAGTTAAAGAAAGATGAGAAGTTAACATCTGCAACGTAGTTAGTAGACAATAGATGGAAATAACAGAATAACTGAAAACTCAAATAGCAAAGGTTGAGTAGCCTCCAATTGAAACTAGAGGCTATTGGAAAATATTTTTTTATTGTCCTTAACTTCAGCACTCTTCAACTTCTATAACTTTATACAATTATCTACTCCTTAAACAAGTGATTATATAAATATTTGAACAATATATGATTATAGCGGTTGATTTTGACGGAACAATTGTTGAACATGCCTATCCTAAAATTGGGAAAGAAATTCCTTTTGCTATTGATGTTTTAAAGAGATTACAACGGGAAGAATATCATCAGTTAATTTTATGGTCAGTACGTGAAGGAACGCTGTTGGATGAGGCTGTTGCTTTTTGCCGTTCGCGCGGGCTTGAATTTTATGCTGTCAATAGCAATTATCCAGAAGAAGATCACAGAGAAGGAACAGCCCCCCGGAAGTTGGCTGCGGATATGTTTATTGATGATCGCAACCTGGGAGGTTTGCCTGATTGGGGTATTATTTACCGGATGATCAAATTTGGGGAAACCCGTGAAGAGGCTGCCGATAGTGCAAGTACGGAATATAGGAAGAAAAAGAAACGTAATTTGTTAAATCGTATTGGTAACAGGTTGTAAAATAACAGGATAATGCAACAGCAGAAAGATGGAAATCTCCAAGTAGATAGTAGTGTAGTAGAAATCTGTTGAATCTATGCCAATAGATTTTTAGACTTTAGACCTTTGACCTGTTGTTGCGCTTGGTTCTTTTACTCAATCCTTTAATCTGTGTTTTACATAATTTCCGAATATAATGAGAAAAATCGCATTATGGGTGCTATTGGTGTTGCTGTGTGTTCCGGCGATGGCACAACATCGGATGCGTCTTTTCGGTTATGTCACAGATGCTGCTCACCGGCCTGTTGAATTGGCAACAGTCTATCTGCAGGGCACATTGGTTTCCACATCAACTTCTGCAAAAGGATTTTATGAACTAAACTTTTCTGCGAACGATACGGTAACATTGATTGTTACTTGTGTCGGATATGTGCCTGTAAAACAGAAGATTCCTGTTAGCCCAGCAGCCCAATTAAATGTTATTTTGTCATCTTCGGTTCATTCGCTGAAAGATGTGGAAGTGATGGGACATCGCATCCAGACTACTACCTTTGAAACGCTGGATGCCAGGCAGGTACGTTTGTTACCTGATGCTTCGGGTGGAAATGTAGAATCGTTGATTGCGACATTGCCCGGCGTACATTCTAATAATGAGTTGAGTACCCAATATTCTGTACGTGGCGGAAGCTATGACGAAAACAGTGTTTATGTCAATGGTATCGAGATCTATCGTCCGTTGTTAATCCGGGCAGGCCAACAGGAAGGGTTAAGTTTTATAAATCCCGATATGGTGGATAAAGTGGACTTCTCCGCCGGAGGCTTTGCTCCTAAATATGGGGATAAAATGTCTTCAGCCTTGTCGATTACGTATAAACGGCCAACTTCTTTTGAAGGAGCAGTTTCCGCCAGTTTGCTGGGAGCTTCGGCTTATGTGGGTTCTTCCGGGAAAAAGTACACGGAACTGCAAGGCATCCGCTATAAGACTAATGCTTATTTGTTAGGCACTTTACCAACAAAAGGTCATTACAATCCTTCATTCTTTGACTACCAGACCTATGAAACGTATCAATTGACTTCAAAAATAGATCTCTCTTTTTTAGGTAATTTGTCACAGAACAAATACCAGTTTTTCCCATTGGAACAGGAAACTTCGTTTGGGACATTGCAAACGCCGTTGCAATTGCAAGCCTATTTTGACGGACAGGAAAAAGATTTATTTACAACAAAATTCGGAGCCATTACTTTCTCGTATCATCCTGTTCCGGCTTTGACCCTGAGATTGCTTGCTTCAGCTTTTAATACAAATGAATCTGAAACATATGACATTATGGGGCAATACTGGCTTTACTCCTTAACCACGGACGGAACCGGCAAAACGGTGCCTGACGCAACATTGGGAGTTGGCACATACCTTCGGCATGCCCGTGATTACCTGAATGCTACGGTTGCCAATGTCAGTCAAAACGGTTCTTATGAGTTTGGCCATCATTTGATTGAATGGGGGCTTGGAATTCAACATGAGTCAATTACCAATCAGATGAAGGAATGGAATTATAAGGATTCTGCGGGTTACTCTTTGCCATATAATTCATCCTACATTCAATTATATGATAACCTGTCTGCCGATTTGTCTCTTTATTCCACACGTTTTCTGAGTTATTTGCAGGATACGTATAAATATCGCAACAATGCTGGATTATGGGCTTTTACCGGTGGTTTTCGTTCTGATTACTGGAGTTATAATCACGAATGGTTGATCAGCCCCAGACTGTCTGTTGCCTTTGCTCCTCAATCCAGTAACTTTGTATTTCGATTTGCTACCGGAGTTTACTATCAGGCTCCCTTCTTTAAAGAAGTGCGTGATACTTCTACCGCTTTGAATGGGAATACGACAGCTCAACTCGATCCTCATATAAAAGCGCAACGTTCATTGCATTTTGTTTTGGGTGGCGATTATCATTTTATGCAATGGGGGCGACCGTTTAAGTTTACGGCAGAGTGTTATTATAAGCCCGAAGATCAGGTGATTCCATATGTTGTTGACAATGTAAATATTACTTATTTTG
The sequence above is drawn from the Microbacter margulisiae genome and encodes:
- a CDS encoding TonB-dependent receptor, whose amino-acid sequence is MRKIALWVLLVLLCVPAMAQHRMRLFGYVTDAAHRPVELATVYLQGTLVSTSTSAKGFYELNFSANDTVTLIVTCVGYVPVKQKIPVSPAAQLNVILSSSVHSLKDVEVMGHRIQTTTFETLDARQVRLLPDASGGNVESLIATLPGVHSNNELSTQYSVRGGSYDENSVYVNGIEIYRPLLIRAGQQEGLSFINPDMVDKVDFSAGGFAPKYGDKMSSALSITYKRPTSFEGAVSASLLGASAYVGSSGKKYTELQGIRYKTNAYLLGTLPTKGHYNPSFFDYQTYETYQLTSKIDLSFLGNLSQNKYQFFPLEQETSFGTLQTPLQLQAYFDGQEKDLFTTKFGAITFSYHPVPALTLRLLASAFNTNESETYDIMGQYWLYSLTTDGTGKTVPDATLGVGTYLRHARDYLNATVANVSQNGSYEFGHHLIEWGLGIQHESITNQMKEWNYKDSAGYSLPYNSSYIQLYDNLSADLSLYSTRFLSYLQDTYKYRNNAGLWAFTGGFRSDYWSYNHEWLISPRLSVAFAPQSSNFVFRFATGVYYQAPFFKEVRDTSTALNGNTTAQLDPHIKAQRSLHFVLGGDYHFMQWGRPFKFTAECYYKPEDQVIPYVVDNVNITYFGGNTAKAYAAGIDMRLFGEFVPGTDSWISLSLMQSKEKLLKGTDSYGNPIYTSYIARPNDQRYSVSMFFQDFVPSYPRIKVNLKVIWADGLPVSPPHNPYVAPFRTPPYQRVDIGAAYALIDKDHRPDAAVWHFIKDAWINLDVFNLLDIYNVNSYFWVNDIYNRQYPVPNYLTGRLLNIRFSVDF